From Spirosoma aerolatum, one genomic window encodes:
- a CDS encoding SusC/RagA family TonB-linked outer membrane protein codes for MKKIYQLATLGLIAGMVPGFAQTVQQTESKRSDLMAGQLLALHVPRPDLSYEIAPTADITISGKVTDEKGDLLAGVSVIVKGTTQGTTTDGTGSFRIAVPDTRATLVFSFVGYAKKEVLVGSQTSLTVALTPDDQTLNEVVVVGYGSQLKKEVTGAVQTISSQEIKDLPVSQIGQKLQGRLAGVQINQATGKPGQGISIRIRGQVSVSAGSDPLYVIDGFPITGNIAQLNPDEIEDLSILKDAASTSLYGSRAANGVVLITTKKGKPGQTNISFTAYTGLQKVPVKGRVKMLNAVQFAQFKKEFYEDQLLPVPDIFQNPSQYEGKNNDWYDALLRVAPLQSYNLSISHNTEKSNTSLVAGIFNQDGVVLNNKYKRYSLRMNSNYNLSNKVAIGFNVAPSYVFDNTPRTDGDRGTGILFNALHTWPIMPIYDANGELTKYNTLPSSTGNIFNYPNWVRAANELVNETKNTNLLGNAYIQFRPITGLTLKSTMNIEYTNSKFFFFNPSTATSAINVPIPTTAVSIRQGLESMSWLNENLATYAKSFNDHNFELLAGFTNQKFRSEFTQVQANTYADDRLPTIQGALNIDRTNSQNGANQWSLTSYLSRLTYNYKGKYLFTAAIRADGSSRFGLNNRWGTFPSASVGWVVSDEDFLKTVPQVSFAKLRASYGVIGNNNIGNYTQYALVNNTTNAVFGSTVATGAVVTSLANPNLGWETTKQFDMGLDLGLFNDRIQFIYDFYTKRTTNLLYAVQVPQESGFTNFNDNIGEIKFWGHEFSLTTKNTMGKLKWTTNANISFNRNQVVSLAPGIDRVYGTFHITQVGQPFGQFYGLVKQGYYTSAEDLKNSPIIPGRSAIGTIKMKDVNGDGVITYGGDADDRTIIGSPFPKFTYGITNDLKYGNFDFSITGSGSYGNQLWVRHLYSTANLDGVFNMVEGVKDRFRVQNTIVNGAAVATNVITQGAGQFGATNNGGNYTGIERDWNSTQFLADASFFTIKNITLGYNIGAVNKLFKSARVYASCQQVYIFTKYWGGPNPETSGNGAGNGDGGNLSQGVDFSNYPVPRTYTAGVTLNF; via the coding sequence ATGAAAAAAATTTATCAACTAGCTACGCTGGGCTTGATAGCGGGAATGGTCCCCGGCTTCGCTCAGACGGTGCAGCAAACTGAGTCGAAACGAAGTGATTTGATGGCAGGACAGTTGCTGGCGCTGCACGTTCCCAGACCGGACCTATCCTATGAAATCGCTCCAACAGCGGATATAACCATTTCGGGGAAGGTGACCGATGAGAAAGGTGATTTGTTGGCAGGCGTTAGTGTAATTGTAAAAGGGACCACCCAGGGAACAACAACTGATGGCACAGGTAGCTTTCGGATTGCCGTGCCTGATACCCGCGCTACACTGGTGTTTAGCTTTGTAGGCTATGCCAAAAAGGAAGTGCTTGTTGGGAGCCAGACATCTCTGACTGTGGCCCTGACGCCCGACGATCAGACTCTCAATGAAGTTGTAGTGGTGGGTTATGGTAGTCAGTTGAAGAAGGAAGTTACGGGCGCTGTTCAGACCATCAGCTCTCAGGAAATTAAAGACTTACCTGTTTCGCAGATCGGGCAGAAGTTACAAGGCCGACTGGCCGGTGTTCAGATCAATCAGGCAACGGGTAAGCCCGGACAGGGAATCAGCATTCGGATTCGGGGGCAGGTTTCGGTGTCGGCAGGTAGCGATCCCTTGTATGTTATTGACGGATTCCCGATAACGGGGAATATCGCGCAGTTGAACCCCGACGAAATCGAAGACCTTTCGATTTTGAAAGATGCAGCTTCGACGTCCCTGTATGGATCACGGGCGGCCAATGGCGTTGTGCTTATTACCACGAAAAAAGGTAAACCTGGCCAGACAAATATCAGCTTCACCGCCTACACAGGTTTACAGAAAGTTCCTGTAAAAGGTCGGGTAAAAATGCTGAATGCTGTACAGTTTGCCCAGTTTAAGAAAGAATTCTACGAAGATCAGTTGCTGCCTGTACCCGACATTTTCCAGAATCCATCGCAGTATGAAGGGAAAAACAACGACTGGTATGATGCCTTACTCCGTGTAGCACCCCTTCAAAGCTATAACCTGAGCATTTCGCACAATACCGAAAAATCGAATACATCGCTGGTTGCCGGTATTTTCAATCAGGATGGTGTAGTACTCAATAACAAATACAAGCGGTACTCCCTGCGGATGAACTCAAACTATAACCTCTCCAATAAGGTTGCGATCGGGTTCAATGTAGCGCCTTCGTATGTGTTTGATAATACACCCCGTACCGACGGTGATCGGGGCACCGGGATTTTGTTTAACGCCCTGCATACCTGGCCAATCATGCCGATTTATGATGCGAATGGGGAGCTCACGAAGTACAATACATTGCCGAGCAGCACGGGTAACATCTTTAACTATCCGAACTGGGTACGGGCCGCTAACGAACTGGTAAACGAAACGAAGAACACCAACCTGTTAGGAAACGCCTATATTCAGTTTCGGCCGATTACGGGGCTGACGTTGAAATCCACGATGAATATAGAATATACGAATTCTAAATTCTTCTTCTTTAACCCATCGACGGCCACAAGTGCGATCAACGTGCCGATTCCGACCACGGCAGTGTCTATTCGTCAGGGGCTGGAAAGCATGTCCTGGCTCAACGAGAACCTAGCCACATACGCAAAGAGCTTTAACGATCATAACTTTGAACTGCTGGCTGGTTTCACGAATCAGAAGTTCCGGTCGGAGTTTACACAGGTACAGGCCAATACCTATGCCGATGACCGGCTGCCAACTATTCAGGGCGCATTGAACATTGACCGGACAAATTCGCAAAACGGTGCCAACCAATGGTCATTAACGTCGTACCTGTCTCGGCTGACCTATAACTATAAAGGTAAATACCTGTTTACGGCGGCTATTCGTGCGGACGGGTCGTCTCGGTTCGGTTTGAACAACCGCTGGGGTACATTCCCGTCGGCTTCGGTAGGCTGGGTTGTGTCGGATGAAGATTTCCTAAAAACCGTACCACAGGTTTCATTTGCCAAGCTGCGGGCTAGTTATGGAGTGATTGGTAACAACAACATTGGTAACTACACCCAATATGCATTGGTAAACAACACGACTAATGCCGTGTTTGGTAGCACCGTAGCAACGGGGGCAGTGGTTACGTCGCTGGCTAACCCAAACCTGGGTTGGGAAACGACGAAGCAGTTTGACATGGGGCTTGACCTGGGTCTGTTCAACGACCGTATCCAGTTTATCTATGATTTCTATACCAAACGGACCACTAATCTGTTGTATGCTGTGCAGGTGCCACAGGAATCGGGTTTCACTAACTTCAACGATAACATTGGCGAAATTAAATTCTGGGGTCACGAATTCTCGCTGACGACCAAAAACACGATGGGTAAACTGAAGTGGACCACCAACGCCAACATTTCGTTCAACCGCAATCAGGTTGTATCGCTGGCGCCAGGTATCGACCGGGTGTATGGAACATTCCACATTACGCAGGTAGGTCAGCCATTTGGCCAGTTCTACGGCCTGGTTAAACAGGGATATTATACGAGTGCAGAAGACCTCAAAAATTCGCCGATTATCCCAGGACGTTCGGCAATCGGAACGATCAAAATGAAAGATGTGAACGGTGATGGCGTTATTACCTATGGTGGCGATGCCGACGACCGGACCATCATCGGTAGCCCATTCCCCAAGTTCACCTACGGGATTACTAACGATCTGAAATACGGCAACTTCGATTTCTCGATCACGGGTTCTGGCTCTTATGGAAATCAGTTGTGGGTTCGTCACCTATATAGCACGGCCAATCTGGACGGCGTATTCAACATGGTTGAAGGCGTAAAAGACCGTTTCCGCGTACAGAATACTATTGTCAACGGGGCGGCTGTGGCTACTAATGTGATCACACAGGGCGCGGGCCAGTTCGGAGCCACCAACAATGGTGGTAACTACACCGGTATCGAGCGTGACTGGAACAGCACGCAGTTCCTGGCCGATGCGTCGTTTTTCACGATCAAAAACATAACGCTGGGCTACAACATTGGTGCTGTGAACAAACTGTTTAAATCGGCCCGGGTATATGCATCCTGTCAGCAAGTGTACATCTTCACGAAGTACTGGGGCGGACCGAATCCGGAAACGAGCGGAAATGGTGCCGGAAATGGCGATGGCGGAAACCTGAGTCAGGGTGTTGATTTTTCGAACTATCCCGTTCCTCGTACCTACACAGCCGGGGTAACGCTGAATTTCTAA
- a CDS encoding GntR family transcriptional regulator — MIDHIKINDYSNTPKYQQIYNSIVEGIENRDILPGDKLPSIHELCASFDVSKGTIERAYELLKEKEIIGGVKGKGFYINYTPTGNNLKIFLLFNKLSAHKKIIYDSFVEMLGDTVAIDFFIYNNDFRLFRDLIQRQAHNHTHYVIIGHFFDGEEKAAELINSLPKHKLVILDKLLDGITGNYAAVFQNFEKDLYQALIEALPLLRKYRTISILVPSYTYHPKAILNGFYKFCYEYGFQTRVIHDIRQEPILSQQAYINLMEEDLVELIKKIKQTAYGIGQEVGILSYNDTPLKEFLLEGITVISTDFAQMGRTAAQLILNGSQEHIENPFRLIVRKSL, encoded by the coding sequence ATGATCGATCACATAAAAATCAATGACTACTCGAATACCCCCAAATACCAGCAGATTTATAACTCAATCGTAGAAGGTATTGAAAATCGGGATATTCTACCGGGCGACAAACTACCGTCGATTCACGAGTTATGTGCTTCTTTCGACGTGTCGAAGGGCACCATTGAGCGAGCGTATGAATTACTGAAAGAGAAAGAGATTATTGGCGGTGTAAAAGGCAAGGGCTTTTACATTAACTATACACCAACGGGAAATAACCTAAAAATATTCCTGTTATTCAATAAGTTAAGCGCCCATAAAAAAATCATCTACGACTCCTTTGTCGAGATGCTGGGCGATACTGTAGCGATTGACTTCTTTATTTATAACAACGATTTTCGCTTATTCCGGGACTTAATTCAGCGTCAGGCTCATAATCATACGCATTATGTAATCATCGGCCACTTTTTCGACGGGGAAGAGAAGGCCGCTGAGCTGATCAATAGCTTACCTAAGCATAAACTGGTGATTCTCGACAAACTGCTCGACGGCATAACCGGCAACTATGCGGCTGTATTTCAGAACTTCGAAAAGGATCTCTATCAGGCGCTGATTGAAGCGTTGCCTCTGCTAAGGAAATACAGGACCATCAGTATTCTTGTGCCTTCCTACACCTATCACCCCAAAGCGATACTGAACGGTTTCTATAAATTCTGTTATGAGTATGGGTTTCAAACCAGGGTTATTCATGACATTCGGCAGGAACCTATCCTATCCCAGCAGGCCTATATCAATTTAATGGAGGAGGATTTGGTCGAACTGATCAAGAAAATAAAGCAGACGGCCTATGGCATCGGGCAGGAAGTAGGAATACTTTCCTATAATGACACACCCCTAAAAGAATTTCTGCTGGAAGGGATTACGGTGATTTCAACCGATTTTGCGCAGATGGGACGAACGGCCGCCCAACTGATTCTGAATGGCAGTCAGGAACATATTGAAAATCCCTTCCGCCTAATCGTACGAAAGTCACTATAG
- the murQ gene encoding N-acetylmuramic acid 6-phosphate etherase: protein MTTESTSYYDHLEQMSVHDLLVTINKEDQTVPLAVEKAIPQIEALVDETAKRMKEGGRLFYIGAGTSGRLGIVDASECPPTYGVPHDLVIGLIAGGDGAIRKAVEFAEDDPEQAWKDMAPYHPDSLDTVIGIAASGRTPYVIGGLEEARKAGLLTGCIVCNEGSAVAKAAEYPVEVVVGPEFVTGSTRMKAGTAQKLVLNMLSTSVMIRLGRVKGNKMVDMQLSNIKLQDRAARMVMDELGVDRQKAEALLAQFGNVRGAIEGYKP from the coding sequence ATGACAACAGAAAGCACATCCTATTACGACCATCTGGAGCAGATGTCGGTTCACGACTTGCTCGTTACAATAAACAAGGAAGATCAAACGGTTCCGCTGGCCGTGGAGAAGGCTATTCCGCAGATTGAAGCACTAGTAGACGAAACGGCTAAACGCATGAAAGAAGGCGGACGGCTCTTTTATATCGGAGCGGGCACCAGTGGCCGACTGGGTATTGTCGATGCGTCGGAGTGTCCACCAACCTATGGTGTTCCACACGATTTAGTTATTGGCCTAATTGCCGGAGGGGATGGAGCCATTCGGAAAGCCGTAGAATTTGCTGAAGATGATCCTGAGCAAGCCTGGAAAGACATGGCTCCCTATCATCCTGATTCGCTGGATACTGTTATCGGGATTGCGGCTTCAGGTAGAACCCCCTATGTAATTGGTGGCCTGGAGGAGGCCCGGAAAGCTGGTTTGCTAACTGGTTGTATAGTCTGTAATGAAGGCTCAGCAGTGGCAAAAGCAGCCGAATATCCGGTTGAAGTAGTGGTAGGCCCCGAGTTTGTGACGGGCAGCACACGTATGAAAGCGGGAACAGCCCAGAAATTGGTCCTGAACATGCTTTCGACGTCGGTTATGATTCGTCTGGGCCGGGTAAAAGGCAACAAAATGGTTGATATGCAATTGTCGAATATTAAGTTGCAGGACCGGGCCGCTCGTATGGTCATGGACGAGTTGGGCGTTGATCGTCAGAAAGCAGAAGCGCTTTTGGCACAATTTGGCAACGTCCGGGGAGCAATCGAAGGATATAAGCCGTAA
- the ilvB gene encoding biosynthetic-type acetolactate synthase large subunit: MEAIANVMPEAIETAPAPTYINGSHALMQALVAEGVDTIFGYPGGAIMPVYDALYDFQERINHILVRHEQGAGHAAEGYARVTGRAGVCLVTSGPGATNLVTAIADALIDSTPMVCIVGQVAKKLLGTDAFQEADVMGVTMPITKWNYQITNADEVPEVMSKAFYIAQSGRPGPVLIDITKSAQLELMTKPFAYERCQSIISYKPRRVPKHEQLEAAAKLINSAKKPYILVGHGVQIAKAEDELREFVEKTGIPVATTLLGQSTISTDHPLYVGWLGMHGNYGPNVMTDQADVIIAIGMRFDDRVTGDASKYIKQAKVVHIEIDPAEIDKIIRADAPVVGDAKEALKALIPLVNPNDHTVWRNEFRKYDAIENETITVPELTSQTGKIKMAEVIDLLSKKTKGESILVTDVGQHQMMASRYYQFRRPNSLVTSGGMGTMGFALPAAFGAQVGAPDRQVVAIIGDGCFQMTLQELGTIVQNKQPVKAIILNNNFLGMVRQWQQLFHERRYSFVELQNPDFVTIAKGFGMAGHTCNERESLSDSLDTLLNSDGPYLLEVIVEKEENVFPMVPAGASVAQIRLK; encoded by the coding sequence ATGGAAGCTATCGCCAACGTTATGCCGGAAGCCATTGAAACCGCCCCGGCTCCTACCTACATCAACGGTTCGCATGCCCTCATGCAGGCACTTGTGGCAGAGGGTGTCGACACCATTTTCGGTTATCCTGGCGGAGCCATCATGCCCGTTTATGATGCCTTATACGATTTTCAGGAGCGTATCAATCATATTCTGGTTCGTCATGAGCAGGGGGCTGGTCATGCTGCCGAAGGTTATGCCCGCGTAACGGGTCGGGCGGGGGTCTGTCTGGTAACTTCTGGCCCCGGAGCTACCAACCTGGTTACGGCCATTGCCGACGCCCTGATCGACTCAACCCCGATGGTTTGCATTGTTGGTCAGGTAGCCAAAAAGCTGCTGGGCACCGATGCCTTTCAGGAGGCCGACGTAATGGGGGTAACGATGCCCATAACCAAATGGAACTATCAGATTACCAATGCAGATGAAGTTCCCGAAGTTATGTCAAAGGCATTCTATATCGCCCAATCTGGTCGCCCCGGTCCTGTCCTGATCGACATTACCAAAAGTGCACAACTGGAGTTGATGACGAAGCCCTTTGCGTATGAGCGTTGCCAGAGTATCATTAGTTATAAGCCTCGTCGTGTGCCCAAGCACGAACAACTCGAAGCGGCTGCCAAACTAATCAACAGTGCAAAGAAGCCTTATATTCTGGTCGGCCACGGTGTTCAGATTGCCAAAGCCGAAGATGAGCTTCGGGAATTTGTTGAAAAAACAGGCATTCCAGTAGCGACTACGCTGCTTGGTCAGTCAACCATTTCCACCGATCACCCACTGTATGTAGGCTGGCTGGGTATGCATGGCAACTACGGCCCCAATGTGATGACCGATCAGGCCGATGTGATTATTGCTATCGGCATGCGTTTCGACGACCGCGTAACGGGCGATGCCAGCAAGTACATCAAGCAGGCGAAGGTTGTTCATATCGAAATCGATCCGGCCGAAATCGACAAAATTATTCGAGCCGATGCCCCGGTTGTTGGTGATGCTAAAGAGGCCCTGAAAGCGCTGATTCCGCTGGTCAATCCAAATGACCATACCGTCTGGCGAAACGAGTTCAGGAAGTATGATGCTATTGAGAATGAAACCATAACCGTACCTGAACTGACGAGCCAGACGGGTAAAATCAAAATGGCGGAAGTGATTGACCTGCTCTCCAAAAAAACGAAGGGTGAGTCAATTCTGGTCACCGATGTAGGGCAACATCAGATGATGGCTTCCCGCTATTATCAATTCCGTCGACCCAACAGCCTAGTCACATCGGGTGGTATGGGGACCATGGGTTTTGCCCTACCGGCCGCCTTCGGAGCGCAAGTCGGTGCTCCTGATCGCCAGGTGGTAGCGATCATCGGTGATGGCTGTTTCCAAATGACGCTGCAGGAACTAGGCACCATCGTCCAGAACAAGCAGCCCGTAAAAGCCATCATCCTGAACAACAACTTCCTGGGTATGGTCCGTCAGTGGCAGCAGTTGTTTCACGAGCGCCGGTATTCGTTTGTCGAGTTACAAAATCCTGATTTTGTAACCATTGCCAAAGGGTTCGGAATGGCTGGCCACACCTGTAACGAACGGGAAAGTTTATCCGACTCGCTCGATACCTTATTGAATTCCGATGGCCCTTATCTGCTGGAAGTTATCGTCGAAAAAGAAGAGAACGTATTCCCAATGGTGCCCGCAGGTGCCAGTGTCGCGCAAATCAGATTGAAATAA
- the ilvD gene encoding dihydroxy-acid dehydratase, whose protein sequence is MLTESTPTELNRFSRTLTQEISNPAAKAMLYGVGLTEDDMQKPQIGIASTGYEGNTCNMHLNGLSVYVKQGIQANGLVGLIFNTIGVSDGMTNGNDGMRYSLPSRDLIADSIESVVAAQWYDGVVTVVGCDKNMPGAVMAMARLDRPGIMVYGGTIRSGHYKGQKLDIVSAFEALGKKYAGNISDEDYEGVIKNSIPGAGACGGMYTANTMASSIEAMGLSLPFSSTYPATHEGKQEECKKIGAAMRLLLERNITPKEIITRKSLENALTIVMALGGSTNAVLHYLAIARAADIELTLDEIQAISDRTPLIADLKPSGKYYMEDMLAIGGVPAVMKYLYQNGYIHGDCLTVTGKTVAENLEEAADLNFETQKIVFPLSQPIKPTGHIQILRGNLSPTGAVAKITGKEGLKFDGIAKVCEHEGEVIEALSKGEILPGQVLVIRNAGPKGGPGMSEMLKPTSAIMGAGLGDKVALITDGRFSGGTHGFVVGHVTPEAYEGGPIALVKDGDRITIDATTREIILQISDEEMAYRKSEWQQPAPRFTKGVLGKYIRNVKSASEGCVTDEA, encoded by the coding sequence ATGCTTACCGAATCAACTCCTACTGAACTGAATCGCTTTAGTCGTACCCTTACACAGGAAATTAGTAACCCAGCCGCCAAAGCCATGCTCTATGGTGTAGGCCTTACGGAAGACGACATGCAGAAGCCTCAGATTGGCATTGCCAGCACGGGCTACGAAGGCAACACCTGCAATATGCACCTAAACGGACTCTCGGTATATGTTAAGCAGGGAATCCAGGCGAATGGACTCGTTGGACTTATTTTCAATACAATCGGTGTATCGGATGGAATGACCAACGGCAACGACGGTATGCGGTACTCGCTACCCAGCCGCGACCTCATTGCCGATTCCATTGAATCGGTAGTAGCGGCTCAGTGGTACGACGGTGTGGTAACGGTAGTAGGTTGCGACAAAAATATGCCGGGTGCCGTCATGGCCATGGCCCGACTTGATCGGCCTGGTATTATGGTTTACGGTGGTACCATTCGCTCGGGCCATTATAAAGGTCAGAAACTGGATATTGTGTCGGCCTTCGAAGCACTAGGTAAAAAATACGCAGGCAACATTTCCGACGAAGATTACGAAGGCGTTATCAAAAACTCGATTCCGGGTGCCGGTGCCTGTGGCGGTATGTACACCGCCAATACCATGGCAAGCAGCATCGAAGCGATGGGCCTAAGTCTGCCATTTAGTAGCACCTATCCAGCTACTCACGAAGGCAAACAGGAAGAGTGTAAGAAAATCGGTGCTGCTATGCGGCTGTTACTCGAACGGAACATCACACCGAAAGAGATCATTACCCGCAAATCGCTCGAAAACGCTCTAACGATTGTAATGGCCCTGGGCGGTTCTACCAATGCCGTTCTGCATTACCTGGCTATTGCGCGGGCAGCCGATATTGAACTTACCCTCGACGAAATTCAGGCGATTAGCGACCGGACCCCTTTAATTGCCGATCTGAAGCCAAGTGGCAAGTATTATATGGAAGACATGCTCGCTATTGGGGGTGTTCCAGCCGTCATGAAATACTTATATCAGAACGGCTATATCCACGGCGATTGCCTGACTGTAACCGGAAAAACGGTAGCAGAAAACCTGGAAGAAGCCGCTGATCTGAATTTCGAAACGCAAAAGATTGTATTCCCGCTAAGTCAGCCCATTAAGCCAACCGGACATATTCAGATTTTACGCGGCAACCTCTCGCCAACGGGCGCAGTCGCGAAGATCACGGGTAAGGAAGGGCTGAAATTTGACGGAATAGCGAAAGTTTGCGAACACGAGGGCGAAGTCATTGAAGCGCTGTCGAAAGGCGAAATTCTACCCGGACAAGTGCTGGTGATTCGGAATGCAGGCCCTAAAGGTGGCCCTGGCATGAGCGAAATGCTGAAACCTACCTCGGCCATTATGGGAGCTGGTCTTGGCGATAAAGTAGCCCTGATTACTGATGGGCGCTTCTCAGGTGGCACACACGGGTTCGTTGTCGGTCACGTAACGCCCGAAGCCTACGAAGGTGGCCCGATTGCCCTTGTTAAAGATGGTGATCGTATTACCATCGATGCTACCACACGCGAAATCATTCTGCAGATCTCGGATGAAGAAATGGCGTATCGGAAGAGTGAATGGCAACAACCCGCTCCACGATTCACCAAAGGCGTCCTGGGCAAATACATTCGAAACGTAAAATCAGCCAGTGAGGGTTGCGTAACCGATGAAGCGTAG